ATACGTACTGCGTATACGTACTGCGTATACGTACTGCGTATACGTACTGCGTATACGTACTGCGTATACGTGGGGCGGTTAGGTGCGGGGGGTGGTTTGGTGCATGGCGGCTCGCAGCTCCAGGTCGGGGAGGACGCGGCGGAGGACGGCGTCCACCTGCGATAACCGTGCCAAGGGGCGGCGCTCGGCGAGGAGCGTGTAGCGTTGCTCGACGTCGAAGTCGATCATCGACGCGATCGTCCACGCGAGTTGCGCGGGGGACTCGGGGAGCGGTGGCGGTGGGCTCGTGTTGTCGCCGAGGATTCGCACGGCGTTGACGACGCGGCGGAAGTGTTGCGTCACGTCATCCGCCGCCACGGCGAGAGCGACGGGGCTGTCGCCGGGTTCGTCGTCGATCTCGTGGAATTCAGCCACGTGATAGAGCGCGGGATGCGGCACGAAGTCCGTGAGCGCCACGCGTTCGCGGCCGCGCACCATG
This genomic window from Gemmatimonadaceae bacterium contains:
- a CDS encoding LON peptidase substrate-binding domain-containing protein; protein product: MALTLPVFPLGVVLFPGTALPLHLFEPRYRQLLADVRAGDSRFVILPGMAGIPERELPPGRMACVAEVTEVEMLPDGRSNIMVRGRERVALTDFVPHPALYHVAEFHEIDDEPGDSPVALAVAADDVTQHFRRVVNAVRILGDNTSPPPPLPESPAQLAWTIASMIDFDVEQRYTLLAERRPLARLSQVDAVLRRVLPDLELRAAMHQTTPRT